The Bacillota bacterium genome includes a region encoding these proteins:
- a CDS encoding FAD-dependent oxidoreductase has product MEAGGRRVPRRADVVIIGGGVMGVSTAFHLAALGCRDVVVVEREEVLGAGSTGRSAG; this is encoded by the coding sequence ATGGAGGCAGGCGGCAGGCGGGTCCCTCGCCGTGCGGACGTGGTCATCATCGGTGGTGGCGTGATGGGCGTCAGCACCGCCTTTCACCTCGCTGCCCTCGGGTGCCGAGACGTGGTGGTGGTCGAACGGGAAGAGGTTCTGGGAGCGGGTTCGACCGGCCGCTCGGCCGG